The nucleotide sequence AAGGGGATGCGAGCTATATCCATTTCGATCAGTGGAGCGGCCGGGGTGAGCGGCCTGGTTCAGCCAAACGACCGTGTGGATGTGATGGGCTCCTTTACACTGCCCTCCCGCAAAGATCCCGAAAAAACAGAATGGGTTACCTTGACGGTCCTGCAGGATGTGTCGGTGCTGGCGACAGGCCAGACGCTGGGGAAATCGGAGTTGGGGGATCGAACACGCGCAAGTGCCGGCTATAGCTCGGTTACGGTGGAGGTTACCCCGCGTGAAGCCGAGTTGCTGGTGTTTGTTGAGAATATGAGAGGCCACTTGACGCTGTCTCTGCGCAATCCCGAGGATGTCAGCTACGAGAAGAACCTTCCCGAAATCAATTTCAGCATGCTCGAAGAGGAAATGCCCGTTTTGAACACCTATCGTCAGCAGATTATCCGGCATAAAAGTGGCCAGTAAGTGAATGGCCGGTCATCGGACGGGAAACATCTCAATGTATCTTGAAATTCAAAAACCTGATGGAACTAAAAAGCTCATTGAGCTTTCCCCAGGGTTCTATTCGATCGGGTCGGATGAAGAAAATAAAATCGCACTCAATGGAACAGGGGTATCGGGACGGCATATGATCGTCAGCCTCCGTGATGGGGCCTGCTGGGTTGAAGATCTGACTTTCGGGGATACGTTGATTGATGGGGCTGTAGTCCATGGTCGTGCGGAAGTGATGGATGGGCAGGTATTACAGGTGGGGGTGTTCAAGCTGAAGTTTTTTTCTTCGCGACCGGTCCCCATACGGGTTGAAGCACCAGCGTTAACCCCGCCACCCGTATCGACCGTTCCTACTCCTGCCGTGACGCCGGTGGCGAGCGTTCCGGCTCCTGGTGTACCCGGTGAAGAACGTGACGAACAACTGGTCGCCAGGCGCCAGGCCGTGAAACAACAAATCCACAAAGAACTTCTGGAGCGGATGGACATCAAGCGTCTTACCGCCACCCACATCAACGAGGGGGATCTCAATCGGCGTGTCCTGGCGACGGTTGAAGGGATTGTCAAGGACGTGGCGCAGCGTTTACCCGCGGATATTTCTGCCTCATCATTGATCAAAGAGGTTTACGATGAAGCGGTCGGGTTGGGAGCGATTGAAGATCTTCTGGCGGATCCTGATGTGACCGAAATCATGGTGAATGGTCCTCACCATATATACGTGGAACGGCGTGGACGCATAGAGCTTACGGATCGCACGTTTCTCGATGAAAAGTCTGTCTTGGCGGTTATCGAGCGTATTGTTGCCCCCCTGGGCCGGCGTATTGATGAAAGCCAGCCCTATGTGGATGCCCGATTGCGGGATGGCTCCCGGGTTAATGCCATCATTCACCCTCTTTCGCTGATTGGGCCTTGCCTCACCATCCGGAAGTTTTCCAAGATTCCCATGACGGACGATGATCTGATCCGGTATGGAACGTGGACGTCTGAAGTAAGGGACTTTTTAAAAGCCTGCATTGAGGCCCGTAAGAACATTATCGTTGCGGGCGGAACCGGTTCTGGGAAAACGACCCTGTTAAATGTTCTGAGTAGTTTTCTACCTGCCCATGAGCGCATTCTGACGATTGAGGATGCGGCGGAACTTCAACTGAAGCAGACTCATGTGGTATCACTGGAGTCGAGGCCGCCCAATATCGAAGGGAAAGGGGCAGTAACGATTCGTGACCTTGTAAGGAATGCGTTGCGTATGCGTCCGGATCGAATTGTGGTCGGGGAATGCCGGGGCGGTGAAGCATTGGACATGTTACAGGCAATGAACACCGGGCACGATGGGTCCTTGACGACGATTCATGCCAATACCCCGCGGGACGTGATTTCACGTATGGAGACACTGGTCTTGATGTCAGGGATGGATCTGCCTATCCGCGCCATTCGGGAACAGATTACCTCTGCGGTAGATCTGATTGTTCATGAATCGCGCATGAGTGATGGATCGCGGAAGGTGGTCAATGTGACGGAGGTCGTCGGGAGCGAGGGTGAACGGACCACGATGCAGGATATCTTTGTGTTTGAACAGACAGGGCTCGGTGCCGAAGGTAAGGTCCTTGGACGAATCGTACCCACGGGTGCTATTCCCACTTTTCTGGACGATCTTAAGGCCCGCGGGGTGATGGTAGATCTGGCCATATTTAATCCCCATAGGAATGGCTAGTTTCGAAAGGGTAGTGAATGGATTCGATTTTAATATTATGGCTGGTTCCAGGCTTATACCTGCTTTGTCTTGCCGGACTCACCTACTTTATACTCGATTCCTTCCACTCGGCCGCGGCTGAGTACGCCGCGGCTTATTCCGAGAATGCATCACGCCAGATGGAGGATATGTTTTTGTTCATTCCGCCCCGGCGGATTCTGGAGTTGGCCGCCGTCTCTGCAGCGGTTTGTTTTCTGCTTGGATTTTTGCTGTTTGGAGGTGTTGACGGGCCGTCATTTATTGTCGGGCTGGTGGCGGGTGGGTGCCTGGCAGCATTGGGGTGGACTATCCCAAAACGTGTTCTGGTGGTATTGAAGCACCGTAGACTTCAGCGCTTTAATCTTCAACTTGTGGATAGTCTGGTCAATATGAGCAATGCACTGAAGGCCGGATTCAGTGTTCAGCAGGCAATTGAATTGGTGGTGCGGGAAGGGCAGAATCCGATTTCTCAGGAATTTGGTATGTATCTTCATCAGATGCGTGTTGGTATGCGGATGGAAGAGGCCTTGGCGAGTTTGCAAAAGCGGGTCGGTAGCGAGGATCTGGCGCTGATGATTTCCGCATTTGAAACAGCGCGCCAAACGGGGGGCAATTTGACGGAGGTATTTGAGAAAATCGCGCACACTATCCGTGAACGTCTAAGAATCGAACTCCGTATCAGAACTCTGACCGCGCAGGGGCGTTTACAGGGCGTCATTGTCGGTGCGATGCCGGTATTGCTGGGCTCGGCCATGTTTTTTCTGGATCCAACAATGATGCTGGCATTCCTGCACTCAAGTTTCGGGGTGGTCACTCTTGTGGTGGTGGTCATTTTGGAAGTGCTGGGCGCGCTGTTGATCCGCAAAATAATCAATATCGATATCTGATTATGTCAACTATCTTGGAATATGGATTGAGTTTGATCTGGGCGATCTTTGCCGGATTATCCACCTGGCAATGTGCCGAGGTGTTGCGGCAAGTGACCTATGTGACGCTGGCCGATGGGCGCCGTCAGGAACGGCGTATTCCGTTTGTCTTCCGGCTCCTGTTTCCGCTGGCCCCAAATCTGGTACCAGTGTTCCGCCGTCCGTCATTTGAAAAAACGAATGTTATGGTGACCCGGAAACTGGTGGCGGCAGGGTTTGGCGGTATGCTGACTTCTGAGGAATTTCTTACCATGAAGCTCCTGCTGCCCGGTATCCTGGGCGTATTGCTATCGGCCATGCTTTTAGCGTTGATAGCGCTTGTTCCCGGCCGGGTTGGATATGCGCTCCAGAGCCATGGAATCGCATTCATCATGATGATTCTTCTGGGATTCTATGCGTATCCGGCACTCTGGTTGCGAGCTGTTCTGGCTGACCGGCAGCGCAGAATTCAGAAATCACTACCCTTTGTGATGGATCTATTGACCCTTTCAGTCGAGGCCGGTCTGGATTTTATGAGTGCCATGCAGCGGATTGTCTCCAAGGGGAAAGTCGACGCCCTTGAGGAGGAACTGCTACGGGTTTTGCGCGAGATCCAGCTTGGCAAGACGCGGCGTAATGCCCTCCGTGACCTATCGGAGCGGGTGGATCAGTCGGATTTGCGTTCGGTGTTGAATTCGTTGATTCAGGCAGATGAATTGGGCGTGGGGATTGCCTCCATTCTGCGGATTCAATCTGATCAGATACGGCAACGGCGGTTCGAGCGGGCAGAAAAAATGGCAAATGAGGCGCCCGTGAAAATGTTATTCCCGCTGGTTGCCTTTATTTTTCCGGCGGTATTTCTGGTGTTGTTGGGGCCGATTGTGCTTCAGATTTTCCGGCAGATGTAGTGTGTGTTGACACTCGCAGTGGGTGAGCGTAGTTTAATTTTTCAATAAACGTCATGGAAACAGTCATACATTTACTAATTACAGATGGACCAAGTAAGGGCCGTGAGATTCATGTCCCCCGCGATGGCGTTCGGATCGGGCGTTCATCCCGCAATGATATCTCCATTCCGGATGAGGCCATGTCCCGGTTTCAGTGCCGGTTTTTTATCCAGGAGGAGAGTGGCCTCTGGGTTTCCGATCTGGGTAGCGCCAATGGGACGATGGTAAACGGAAAATTGGTACAGGAGCAGCAGCTTCATATCCAGGATGAGATTCTGGCAGGGGATACCCGTATCCGGGTCATACATGACGGAACCCGTGTAGCCATGCCGGAAAAGAGCGAAAATGCTGCTGAATCCCCTGAAAGTCCCGAGGCTTCAGTGGATCTCGGACTTCTTAAAAGGCGTCAGGCGCCGGGCTCTACCTCGGCGAATGCGATGCGCCGAAATCTGCTGTGGCTCCTTGCTTTTATGGTGGTTCTCGTGCTGGCCATCGGGATGTTTAAAAACCTCCCGGTGATGTCTTTTTTTGAACCACCCCGGCCAGTGGTGATTCAGCCCCAGGCTGACTTACCGATCCTTGAGTTGATGTTTGAGCGGGTGGAGGGGTCTGTGTCGAATGTCTTTAGATATTCACTTGAATTAAAGAAGGATTTACTGCGTGTTCAGGTCGACGATCTGCAGAACGATCGACATGTGCGGCGTGACAAAAAAGTGGCGCCGGAACTCCAGCGGGATCTTGCACGTTCTATTGAGGCAACAGGGGTTTTGGATTTGCGGGAAGAACTGATCGGACTTGAGCCCGGGCTTTATAACCTGAGCACCCTCTCTGTGACCATTGGGGCGGTGACCCGGCGGATCAAGGTTTTAAATCAGGATGAACCTGAAATTTTCGCAACCACCCGTGCCATGATTGAGGCATTTGGAAAAAATGAACTGGGTCTCGCCGCCTTGGCGGTGGATCCCGCTACGTTAGTCGAGAAGGCTAAATTGGCGTTGTTGCAGGGGAAGAAAATGTGGGACGAACGCGAAGTGCGGAACGAGAACTTATACAATGCCATCCAGGCTTACAAAGAGTGCGAGTGGTATCTTGAAACCATTCAACCCAAGCCCGCTTTTTATGCGGAAGCCACCAGTGCCAAGGCGGATTGCACCCGGGAACTACAGCGGCGCTTTGAAGATTTGTGGTTTCTGGCGGAGCGCTCGGTCAAGTTGCGGGAGTGGAAGGAAGCTGACCGGCAATTGAAGGTTATTTGCGAAATGATTCCCGACCGTTCTGATGAACGTAATCGTAACGCCAGTAAAAATCTGGTGGAAGTGGAACGTCACCTGACAACGGAAAAATAGTATGGCAAATCTGATAACAAGATTAGTGATGGTTACGCTGGTAGGGTTCATTACTCTCGCTTGTTTTGCTCAGACCGAGGGGGCGAAAATTGCGGTCTCCACAAGTCCTGATCAAGCCACAGTTTTTTGCGATGGTATTGAGCGGGGGGCATCTCCCTCATCTGTCTCCGGGCTTCCCGCGGGGGCACATCTCATAGCGGTCGACAAAGATGGATATCTCCCGGTTCAGCGAACGGTAACGGTGTCGGCGGAAGGGAAATCCGTGGTGGACATCAAACTTGAAAAGCCTACCGGCCTTGTGTTGCTCCGCTCCACACCAGTGGGTGCTGATATTGAGATTAACGGGGCTCATCGGGGGAAGACACCGCTTCTCCTCACCGACCTGCCTTTTGGAAAGTACCGTATCAAGGCGTCATCCCTGGGTTATCTCAGTCGAGATGTGGAGTTTGAAATTGAGAACCGATCCCCTCAATTGGTATCCGTATCGCTCACTTCGGATTCGGCCGTGCTGACAGTAAAGACTGAGCCATCAGGAGCCTCGGTTAAGGTCAATGGATTGTCAAAAGGGGTTACCCCTTGTACCATTGATCGTTTACCCGCAGGGGAAAACGAACTAAATATTTCATTGCCAGATTATGTGGTATATCGTTCCAAAATTAAACTTCTGGCCAATCAGGCGGAAAGTTTGGACATCACCCTGAAGCCCGTTCCGGGGGTGTTGTCTGTAATTTCCATACCTACTGGGGCTAAATTATATATTGATGAAAAATTATGTGGTCAGACGCCGTTGACGTTGGATGCCATGGACGCCGGAAGCCATGTTATCCGAGCGGAGTTGGATGGATTTGCACCGGAAACGCGAACCATTGACTTTCAGCAAGGCGAGAAAAAAGTTGAAGAATTGCGACTGGAACGGAATATGGGCATCATTGAAGTGATGGCGAAACCGGACGGCGTCAAGGTATTCGTGGACGGGAGCGAGCAAGGCATGGTGATGCTGGGCCAGGACAATCCGGTTGCCCGGTTCAGTCAGGATGTTGCGGTCGGAGATCACGTTGTGTCCCTTCGCCTGAAAGGTTACGGAACGGTTGAACGCCGGGTCACCATTGAAAAGGGGAAATCCGTTACTTTGAAGGAAGTCCTTAAACGAGTGTTCAATGCCGACACCCGAATTA is from bacterium and encodes:
- a CDS encoding type II secretion system F family protein → MSTILEYGLSLIWAIFAGLSTWQCAEVLRQVTYVTLADGRRQERRIPFVFRLLFPLAPNLVPVFRRPSFEKTNVMVTRKLVAAGFGGMLTSEEFLTMKLLLPGILGVLLSAMLLALIALVPGRVGYALQSHGIAFIMMILLGFYAYPALWLRAVLADRQRRIQKSLPFVMDLLTLSVEAGLDFMSAMQRIVSKGKVDALEEELLRVLREIQLGKTRRNALRDLSERVDQSDLRSVLNSLIQADELGVGIASILRIQSDQIRQRRFERAEKMANEAPVKMLFPLVAFIFPAVFLVLLGPIVLQIFRQM
- a CDS encoding FHA domain-containing protein yields the protein METVIHLLITDGPSKGREIHVPRDGVRIGRSSRNDISIPDEAMSRFQCRFFIQEESGLWVSDLGSANGTMVNGKLVQEQQLHIQDEILAGDTRIRVIHDGTRVAMPEKSENAAESPESPEASVDLGLLKRRQAPGSTSANAMRRNLLWLLAFMVVLVLAIGMFKNLPVMSFFEPPRPVVIQPQADLPILELMFERVEGSVSNVFRYSLELKKDLLRVQVDDLQNDRHVRRDKKVAPELQRDLARSIEATGVLDLREELIGLEPGLYNLSTLSVTIGAVTRRIKVLNQDEPEIFATTRAMIEAFGKNELGLAALAVDPATLVEKAKLALLQGKKMWDEREVRNENLYNAIQAYKECEWYLETIQPKPAFYAEATSAKADCTRELQRRFEDLWFLAERSVKLREWKEADRQLKVICEMIPDRSDERNRNASKNLVEVERHLTTEK
- a CDS encoding type II secretion system F family protein; protein product: MDSILILWLVPGLYLLCLAGLTYFILDSFHSAAAEYAAAYSENASRQMEDMFLFIPPRRILELAAVSAAVCFLLGFLLFGGVDGPSFIVGLVAGGCLAALGWTIPKRVLVVLKHRRLQRFNLQLVDSLVNMSNALKAGFSVQQAIELVVREGQNPISQEFGMYLHQMRVGMRMEEALASLQKRVGSEDLALMISAFETARQTGGNLTEVFEKIAHTIRERLRIELRIRTLTAQGRLQGVIVGAMPVLLGSAMFFLDPTMMLAFLHSSFGVVTLVVVVILEVLGALLIRKIINIDI
- the cpaB gene encoding Flp pilus assembly protein CpaB produces the protein MKQRMVLIISVVVGLLAFGMTQSYFHKRMADLDKERAQLISSEKRVEVIAAGRDLPAGTVLIKKDLLSKSIAGRDVTKNTVLVADQDRIFGKKLKYSMDKEETLMWSYVDVPFRPGSGLAPVISKGMRAISISISGAAGVSGLVQPNDRVDVMGSFTLPSRKDPEKTEWVTLTVLQDVSVLATGQTLGKSELGDRTRASAGYSSVTVEVTPREAELLVFVENMRGHLTLSLRNPEDVSYEKNLPEINFSMLEEEMPVLNTYRQQIIRHKSGQ
- a CDS encoding PEGA domain-containing protein, which codes for MANLITRLVMVTLVGFITLACFAQTEGAKIAVSTSPDQATVFCDGIERGASPSSVSGLPAGAHLIAVDKDGYLPVQRTVTVSAEGKSVVDIKLEKPTGLVLLRSTPVGADIEINGAHRGKTPLLLTDLPFGKYRIKASSLGYLSRDVEFEIENRSPQLVSVSLTSDSAVLTVKTEPSGASVKVNGLSKGVTPCTIDRLPAGENELNISLPDYVVYRSKIKLLANQAESLDITLKPVPGVLSVISIPTGAKLYIDEKLCGQTPLTLDAMDAGSHVIRAELDGFAPETRTIDFQQGEKKVEELRLERNMGIIEVMAKPDGVKVFVDGSEQGMVMLGQDNPVARFSQDVAVGDHVVSLRLKGYGTVERRVTIEKGKSVTLKEVLKRVFNADTRITLRNGDVMTGILEQKLPNGDIKLETQIGIYKTIAELDIATIEAIKK
- a CDS encoding ATPase, T2SS/T4P/T4SS family, encoding MYLEIQKPDGTKKLIELSPGFYSIGSDEENKIALNGTGVSGRHMIVSLRDGACWVEDLTFGDTLIDGAVVHGRAEVMDGQVLQVGVFKLKFFSSRPVPIRVEAPALTPPPVSTVPTPAVTPVASVPAPGVPGEERDEQLVARRQAVKQQIHKELLERMDIKRLTATHINEGDLNRRVLATVEGIVKDVAQRLPADISASSLIKEVYDEAVGLGAIEDLLADPDVTEIMVNGPHHIYVERRGRIELTDRTFLDEKSVLAVIERIVAPLGRRIDESQPYVDARLRDGSRVNAIIHPLSLIGPCLTIRKFSKIPMTDDDLIRYGTWTSEVRDFLKACIEARKNIIVAGGTGSGKTTLLNVLSSFLPAHERILTIEDAAELQLKQTHVVSLESRPPNIEGKGAVTIRDLVRNALRMRPDRIVVGECRGGEALDMLQAMNTGHDGSLTTIHANTPRDVISRMETLVLMSGMDLPIRAIREQITSAVDLIVHESRMSDGSRKVVNVTEVVGSEGERTTMQDIFVFEQTGLGAEGKVLGRIVPTGAIPTFLDDLKARGVMVDLAIFNPHRNG